The DNA sequence GAGGTAGGCGCCGAGCACGGACACGATGAGGCCGATGCTGACGAACCAGGCGCCCCACGGTCCGACCGCGGCCTCCAGCACGCCCGCCATCGACGGCTGCCGGAGCTTCGCGATCTCGCCCATGGGCAGCACACCGTAGGAGACGATCGTGACCGACGCGAACACCGCGAACACGCTGACGAAGCCGAGGATGGTGGCGCGGCCCACGTCCTGGCGGCGCTTCGCGTGCCGGGAGTAGGTGCTCGCGCCCTCCACGCCGAGGAAGACGAACACGGTGACCAGCATGGTGTTGCGGACCTGGTTGAACAGCGAGCCCGCGTAGTCGGCGCCGCCCCAGTTGGCGGCGAACACGTCGGGCTTGAGCACGAACAGCGCCAGCAGGATGAACACGATGATCGGCACGATCTTCGCGACCGTGACAATGCGGTTGATCGCCGCGGCCTCTTTGATGCCGCGGCGGATGAGGAAGAAGAACCCCCAGAGCGCGGCCGAGGAGATCGCGATCGCGAGGATGGTGTCGCCGTCGCCGAACGCCGGGACGACGGCGCCGATCGTCGACATGATGAAGACCCAGTAGAAGACCAGGCCCACCGAGGCGCTGGCCCAGTAGCCGAACGCGGAGAAGAAGCCGAGGTACTCGCCGAAGCCGGCCTTGGCGTACGCGTAGACGCCGGCGTCGAGTTTGGGCTTGCGGTTGGCCAGCAGCTGGAAGACGAAGGCGAGCATGAGCATGCCGACGCCGGCGATCGTCCACGCGATGAGCGCGCCGGCGACGCCGGTCTCCTGCGCGAATCGGCGGGGGAGCGAGAAGACCCCGGCGCCGACCATGCTGCCGACGACCATGCCGGTCATCGTGAGCATCGAGAGCTTCGCCGGCGTGGACAGCCCGGTCTGCGCAGTTTGCTTCTGATCCGTCACGCCAGCCCCCGACCTCGCACACCAGTGAGATATATGAACGCTAACGAGGCTCTTTCGCCGCGGTCAAGACCCGTCGCGGGTGAAAAAGCGGAACCGCCGGGTACGCGAGGATTCTGCGTACCCGGCGGTTCCGGCCGTGCGTCGTGGTCAGCCGGCGGTCAGACGACGGCCTTCTCGGGAGTGCGGACGCCGCGCACCGGCGGGTGCTGGAAGGTGTCTCCGAAGACCCGCTCGGACGCGCCCACCCGGTCGAGGTACGGCGTGATGCCGCCCATCTGGAACGGGAAGCCCGCGCCGAGGATCATGCAGAGGTCGATGTCCTCCGGAGCCTCGACCACGTGGTCGTCCACGAGCATGCGGTGGATCTCGTCGGCCAGGCCGTCCTCGAGCCGTCGCAGGATCTCCTGCTCGCTCCACGGGTTCTTGCCGCCGGCCAGGATCTTGGCCGCGCCCTTGTCGAGGCCCTTCACCTTGCCCTTGGAGTCCTTCTCCAGCAGCGTGCCGTGCTCCGCCAGGCGGTGCAGGTTCTCGCTGCGGTAGAACCGGTCGGGGAAGGCCGCGTGGTGAGTGTCGAGCACATGCGCGCCGACCTTCAGGCCGACCAGGTCGAGCAGCACGGAGGGCGCCATCGGCAGGCCGAGCGGCGCGAACGCCTTGTCCACGGTGTCGAACGGCGTGCCGTCGTCCACCGCGTGCATGGCCTCACCGAGGATCTTCGCCAGCACCCGGTTCACCACGAAGCCGGGGGTGTCGGCGGTGATGACGGCGTTCTTCTTCAGCGCCGCCGCCGTGACCATCGCCGTGGAGAGCGTGGAGTCGTCCGTGTGCGGCGTCTTCACGACCTCGATCAGCGGCATGACCGCGACCGGGGTGAAGAAGTGGAAGCCGACCAGGCGCTCGGGGTGCTTCAGCTTCGCGCCGATCTGCTCCACCGAGAGTGAGGAGGTGTTGGTCGCCAGCACGGCCTCGTCGGAGAGGTACTGCTCGACCTCCGCGAAGACGTTCTGCTTGACGGTCAGTTCCTCGAAGACGGCCTCGATGACCCAGTCGCAGTCGGCGAAGTCGGCCTTGTCGGTCGTGCCGGTCACCAGGGCACGCAGGCGGTTCGCCTCGTCGGGCGAGATCCGGCCCTTCTCCTGGAGCTTCCCGATCTCGTCGTGGATGTACGCCACGCCCTTGTCGACGTGGGCCTGGTCGAGGTCCGTGATCACCACGGGCACCCGCAGGCGCCGGACGAACAGCAGCGCGAACTGGCTGGCCATGTAGCCGGCGCCGATCACGCCGATCTTGGTGACCTTCTTCGCCAGCGCCTTGTCCGGGGCTCCCGCGGGCCGCTTGGCGCGCTTCTGGACCAGGTTGAAGGCATAGATGCTGGCCTGGAACTGGTCGCCGGAGATGAGCTCGGCGAGCGCGTCGTCCTCCAGCTCGAAGCCGGCGGCGCGGTCGTTCGACTTGGCGGCCTTCAGCAGGTCGAGGGCCTTGTACGGCGACTTCGGGACGGTGCCGATGCGGCTCTCCAGCATCTTGCGGGCGATGCCGATGGCGGCGTCCCACTTGACCATGCGCTCGACCTTGCCCGGCACGTTCGGGCGCTTGACCTCGACGGCGCCGGTCAGGACCTTGTCGGCCCAGAGCAGCGAGTCCTCGAGGAAGTTGGCCGAGTCGAAGATCGCGTCCGCGATCCCGAGCTCGAAGACCTCCTGGGGCTTCAGCATCCGGTTCTGCTTGAGCGGGTTCTCGACGACGACCTTGAGCGCGTTCTCGATGCCGATCAGGTTCGGCAGGATGGTCGCGCCGCCCCAGCCGGGGATGAGGCCGAGGAACACCTCGGGCAGCGCGAACGCCGCCGCGTTGCGGTCGATGGTGCGGTAGTCGGCGTTGAGGCCGATCTCCACGCCGCCGCCGAGTGCGAGGCCGTTCGTGAACACGAACGACGGGACGCCGAAGGTCGCCTGCTTGCCGAGCACATAGTGGCCGAGCTGGGGGAGCAGCTTGGCGACCTCCACGCTCGGGATGTCGCTGACGCGGCTGAGGTCGGCGCCGGCGGCGAGGATGAACGGCTTGCCGGTGACGGCGACCGCGTCGATCTCGCCGCGCGCCGCGCGCTCGGTCAGGGCGTCGAACGTCCGGCCCAGCTCCAGGAGCGTGGCGGGGCCCATCGTGTTCGGGCGGGTGTGGTCGCGGCCGTTGTCGAGCGTGACCAGCGCGAGCGTCTTGCCGCTGGGCAGCCGGACGTCCTTCACGAGGGAGTGGGTGACGACCTCGTCGGAGGTGAGCTCGACGAGCGGGGAGAAGTCGATGGTGCTGTAGTCGGTCACGTCTGGCTCAGCCCTTCCGCGCGGCGCGCTTGTCGTAGTTGGGGTTCTCCCAGATCACGGTGCCGCCCTGGCCGAGGCCGACGCACATCGCGGTGAGGCCGTAGCGGACCTCCGGGTGCTCCTCGAACTGGCGGGCGAGCTGGATCATCAGGCGCACGCCGCTTGCGGCGAGCGGGTGGCCGATCGCGATCGCGCCGCCCCACTTGTTGACGCGCGGGTCGGCGTCGTCGATGCCGAAGTGGTCCAGGAACGACAGCACCTGGATCGCGAACGCCTCGTTCAGCTCGAACAGGCCGATGTCGTCGATGGTGAGGCCGGCCTTGCGGAGCGCCTTCTCGGTGGACGGCACCGGGCCGATGCCCATGATCTCCGGCTCGACGCCGGCGAATGCGAAGCTGACCATCCGCATCTTCGGCTTCAGGCCGAACTCCTTCACCGCGTCGGAGGACGCGAGCAGGCTGGCGGTGGCGCCGTCGGTGAGCGGCGACGCGTTGCCCGCGGTCACCCGGCCGTGCGGGCGGAACGGGGTCTTCAGCGTGGCGAGGCCCTCCATCGTGGTCTCCGGGCGCATGCCCTCGTCCTGCGTGGCCAGTCCCCAGCCCTGCTCGGAGCGGATGGCGACGGACACCAGGTCCGGCTGCAGCTTGCCCGCGGCGTACGCGGCGGCGGTCTTCTGCTGGCTGCCGAGGGCGAACCGGTCGGAGCGCTCCTTGGTGAGCGCGGGGAACCGGTCGTGGATGCGCTCGGCGGTCATGCCCATGTTGAGCGCGTCCTCGGCGACCATGCGCTCGGACAGGAAGCGCGGGTTCGGGTCGGCCCCGAAGCCCATCGGGTGGCGTCCCATATGCTCGACGCCGCCGGCGATCACCAGGTCGTAGCTGCCGAACGCGATGCCGGAGCCGAGCGTGGTGACGCTGGTCATCGCGCCGGCGCACATCCGGTCGATCGCGAAGCCGGGCACCGACTTCGGCAGTCCGGCGAGCAGCGCCGCCGTGCGGCCCAGGGTCAGCCCCTGGTCGCCCTGCTGCGTCGTCGCGGCGATCGCGACATCGTCGATGCGCTCCTTGGGCACGTTCGGATTCCGCTCCAGCAGGCCGATCATGGCCTTGACGACGAGGTCGTCCGCGCGGGTGTTCCAGTACTGCCCTTTTTCGCCCGCACGTCCAAACGGAGTACGGACTCCGTCGACGAACACGACTTCCGTTCTATCGGCCACAGTGCCTCCCAAATCAGGTCGCTGACGATCCTAAAGAGGCCCCGACGCCGGAGTGGAATCGTTTGATTCTTTCTACGAAGCGGCTTCGGACGCGTCGCGCGGCGTTTGGGTGCTTTCCACAAAGGCCTGGGCGATCGCCTGTGAGGTTGCCTCAATCTGCCAGCGTCGCGCGCCGTGCTTCGCGAGGGCGTCGGCGACGGTCGACGGGGTGACCTCGGCGGGCGGCGTCCAGGCCACGCGCCGCAGCGTGTCGGGCGTCAGCAGGTTCTCCAACGGCAGCGAGAGCTCCTCGGCGAGGGTGGTCAGAGCGGCGCGGGCGGCCTTCAGCCGGGCGTCGGCCTCCGGGTTGCGGTCGGCCCAGGCGCGGGGCGGAGGGAGGCTCTCCCCGGTGCCGCGCAGCACGGGGAGGTCGTCGGTGCTGCGGCCGGCCTCGATGGCGCCCCACCAGCGGTCCAGCTCGGTGCGGCTGGCGCGGCCGGTGAACTCGCGCATGGCGGCGAGGGCGCGTTTGGAGTCGGGCATCGCCTTGGCGGCGGCGGTCAGCGAGGCGTCGGGGACCAGCCGGCCGGGCGCGACGTCGAGCTGCTGGGCGAGCGCGTCGCGGCTCAGCCACAGCTCGCGGGCGACCGCGAGGTTGCGCAGGCCGCGGATCGAATGGATGCCGGAGAGGCGCCGCCACGGCTCGTGCCGCGGGACGACGAGCTCGCGGGTGAGCTCGTCGGCGAACTCCTGCCGGGCGATGTCGGTCTTGCCGGCCTCCACGAGCAGCCCGGCGATCGCGTCCCGGAGGTCGGGCAGCAGCTCGACGTCCAGCGCGGCGTAGTCCAGCCACGGCTCGGGCAGCGGGCGCGTCGACCAGTCGGCGGCGCTGTGCTCCTTCGCGAGGTGGATGCCGAGCAGCTCCTCCACGACGGTCCCGAGCCCGACGCGCGGCATCCCGAGCAGGCGCGCTGCCAGCTCGGTGTCGAAGATGCTGACCGGGTCGAGGCCGACCTCGCGCAGGCAGGTGAGGTCCTGGGTGGCGGCGTGCAGCACCCACTCATCGCCGGCGATCGCCTCGTTGAGCTCGTCGAACCGGCCGATCGCGGGCGGGTCGAACAGGAAGGTGCCCGACCCGCGCCGGAACATCTGGATGAGGTAGGCGCGCTGCGAGTAGCGGAAGCCGCTGGCGCGCTCGGCGTCGACGGCGATGGGGCCTTCGCCCGCGACGATCAGGTCCAGGGCCTCGCGGTAGGCGTCGCGGCTGTCGATGACGATATGGTCAGCCACGCGGTGTCCTTCTCGCGCTCAGCAGGCTCACCCCTTCGCCGGTGGGCGGCAGGCCGGCCAGCATGCACAGCAGCTCGCCCCAGCCCTCCACGTGGGCGGCGATGTCGGTCTCCTGCGGGCTCCAGGAGGCGCGCAGCTCGATCTGGGCGCCGTCGCCCTGGGCGGCGAGCTCGCCGAAGCCGGTCGAGATGATCTTGGTGGCGGTGCCGCTGGCGGCGGTGTACTTGGCGTGGCGCGCGTCGAGCGCGTCGACCAGCCACGACCACGCCACGTCGGCGAGGAACGGGTCGAGCCCGATGTCGGTCTCCAGCGGGGCCTGCGCGAAGCAGACGATGCGGAACGGGCCGCCCCAGGCCTCCGGCTCGTCGGGGTCGTAGAGCAGGATGAAGCGTCCGGTGCCGAGGTCCGAGTCGTCGCCGTGCCGCGCGGGGCGGACGTCCGCGGCCAGCGCGATGGAGAACGGCGCGAGCTGAGCGGGAGCCGGGATCTCCGTGATCACGAGCTCCGGCCGCGCCTTCGCGGCGCGGATGGAATCCAGCGCCGTCGCGTAGGCCCCGGGCAGGTGCGGGGTCGAGGTAGGTGTCGACACGTTACGAACACTAGAAGGGTTCGGCGGCTCGTGACAGTAAGGCACGCCGCCTGACGAACTCCTGAAGGCGGCGGGCCGCGGGCGCGGCTACGCTGTCGGGCATGGCGACCACCAGCAGCGGATCGGGCGGAGACGGCACGTTGGGAAAGGCGGTCGGCGTCGGCGCGGCGATAGCCGGGGGACTCGCGCTGGTCGCGGCGGCCACCGCGGCCTACGCCATGGCGCGGGTGGCGCGCACCGTGATCACGCCCGTCCGCCGGCGGCCGCAGCGCGAGTTCGTGCGCGGCGTGGACGAGGCGCACGGCACGATCACGCTCGAGCGGACTCCGGACGCGGCGATGCCCGGGCGCTTCGGCCTGTGGTTCGGCTCGGAGTCGGGCTACGCCAAGCTCGGCGGGTTGATCGAGACCAGCGACGGCAGCGTGGTCAGGGAGCTGGAGCGCATCCACTTCGGGGAGCTCGGACCGGGGCGTTCGCGGATCAGCGGCTACTACTACCTGGAGCCGGAGGAGCTCGGGCTGCCCGTGCAGAGCGTGGAGATCGAGACGGACCTGGGGCAGGCGCCGGCGTGGGTGTTCCCGGCGGACGAGCCGGCGTCCGGCGACCGCTGGGTCATCCAGGTGCACGGCTGGGGCGCGACCCGGCAGGAGGGGCTGCGCGCGGTTCCGACCTTCCACGGCGCGGGCTACACGTGCCTCCTGGCCTCCTACCGCAACGACGGCGACGCCCCGGAGAGCGCCGACCGCCGCTACGGCCTGGGCGGCACCGAGTGGCGCGACATCGACGCCGCCATCCGGTACGCGGCCGACCACGGCGCGCGCTCCATCGTGCTGATGGGCTGGTCGATGGGCGGCGCGGTCGTGCTGCAGACCGTCACGCGGTCGCAGAACCTCGACCTGGTCAGCGGGGTGGTGCTGGAGTCCCCGGTGGTCGACTGGATCGACACGCTGGAGTTCCAGGCGAACATGCTCCGCCTCCCCGACGCGATCGCCCAGGGCGCGATGCGGCTGATCGCCTCCAACTGGAGCGGCCCGATCACCGGCCAGGGCGCGCCGATCGACCTGCGCAGCATGGACTTCGTGGCGCGCGCCGCCGACCTCAGCCTCCCGATGCTCATCCTGCACAGCCAGGACGACGGCTTCGTGCCGGACACCGCCTCCCGCGCGCTCGCCGCGGCGCGCAGCGACATCGTGACGTTCGTGCCGTTCACGGTCGCGCTGCACACCAAGCTCTGGAACTACGACGAGGCGAAGTGGACGGCGGCCGTGCGGGAGTGGCTGGACGAGCGGGCGTGAGCGCGGCGCATCGTCCGGCGCTGCCGCCAGCGGCGAGGCCTGGGGACCGGGTCGCCGTGCTGTCGCCGTCGTTCGCGGCGCCGGCGCGCTGGCCGGCGGTGCACGAGCAGGCCCTGCGGAGACTGGAGGAGCTGACCGGACTGGTGCCGGTGGAGTATCCGACCACGCGGCAGCTCGGCGCGACGCCGGAGGAGCGCGCCCGCGACATCAATGCGGCCTTCGCCGATCCGGACATCCGGGCGGTGCTGGCGACCATCGGCGGCGACGACCAGATCCGGCT is a window from the Leifsonia shinshuensis genome containing:
- a CDS encoding basic amino acid/polyamine antiporter translates to MTDQKQTAQTGLSTPAKLSMLTMTGMVVGSMVGAGVFSLPRRFAQETGVAGALIAWTIAGVGMLMLAFVFQLLANRKPKLDAGVYAYAKAGFGEYLGFFSAFGYWASASVGLVFYWVFIMSTIGAVVPAFGDGDTILAIAISSAALWGFFFLIRRGIKEAAAINRIVTVAKIVPIIVFILLALFVLKPDVFAANWGGADYAGSLFNQVRNTMLVTVFVFLGVEGASTYSRHAKRRQDVGRATILGFVSVFAVFASVTIVSYGVLPMGEIAKLRQPSMAGVLEAAVGPWGAWFVSIGLIVSVLGAYLAWSLMAAEVLFVAAKDHDMPRFLGRSNSQDVPTAALLLTAVFVQAVLVIIYFANDALNLALDLTSALTLIPFFLAALYALKLVTTRETYVQEPRGWGRDLVVTILATIYTAFLLFAAGLTFVLLSFIVYAPATILFVMVRREQGRKLFSGRELIILAVSVLGAIAGIVALSVGWITL
- a CDS encoding 3-hydroxyacyl-CoA dehydrogenase NAD-binding domain-containing protein; the encoded protein is MTDYSTIDFSPLVELTSDEVVTHSLVKDVRLPSGKTLALVTLDNGRDHTRPNTMGPATLLELGRTFDALTERAARGEIDAVAVTGKPFILAAGADLSRVSDIPSVEVAKLLPQLGHYVLGKQATFGVPSFVFTNGLALGGGVEIGLNADYRTIDRNAAAFALPEVFLGLIPGWGGATILPNLIGIENALKVVVENPLKQNRMLKPQEVFELGIADAIFDSANFLEDSLLWADKVLTGAVEVKRPNVPGKVERMVKWDAAIGIARKMLESRIGTVPKSPYKALDLLKAAKSNDRAAGFELEDDALAELISGDQFQASIYAFNLVQKRAKRPAGAPDKALAKKVTKIGVIGAGYMASQFALLFVRRLRVPVVITDLDQAHVDKGVAYIHDEIGKLQEKGRISPDEANRLRALVTGTTDKADFADCDWVIEAVFEELTVKQNVFAEVEQYLSDEAVLATNTSSLSVEQIGAKLKHPERLVGFHFFTPVAVMPLIEVVKTPHTDDSTLSTAMVTAAALKKNAVITADTPGFVVNRVLAKILGEAMHAVDDGTPFDTVDKAFAPLGLPMAPSVLLDLVGLKVGAHVLDTHHAAFPDRFYRSENLHRLAEHGTLLEKDSKGKVKGLDKGAAKILAGGKNPWSEQEILRRLEDGLADEIHRMLVDDHVVEAPEDIDLCMILGAGFPFQMGGITPYLDRVGASERVFGDTFQHPPVRGVRTPEKAVV
- a CDS encoding thiolase family protein → MADRTEVVFVDGVRTPFGRAGEKGQYWNTRADDLVVKAMIGLLERNPNVPKERIDDVAIAATTQQGDQGLTLGRTAALLAGLPKSVPGFAIDRMCAGAMTSVTTLGSGIAFGSYDLVIAGGVEHMGRHPMGFGADPNPRFLSERMVAEDALNMGMTAERIHDRFPALTKERSDRFALGSQQKTAAAYAAGKLQPDLVSVAIRSEQGWGLATQDEGMRPETTMEGLATLKTPFRPHGRVTAGNASPLTDGATASLLASSDAVKEFGLKPKMRMVSFAFAGVEPEIMGIGPVPSTEKALRKAGLTIDDIGLFELNEAFAIQVLSFLDHFGIDDADPRVNKWGGAIAIGHPLAASGVRLMIQLARQFEEHPEVRYGLTAMCVGLGQGGTVIWENPNYDKRAARKG
- a CDS encoding HRDC domain-containing protein; this translates as MADHIVIDSRDAYREALDLIVAGEGPIAVDAERASGFRYSQRAYLIQMFRRGSGTFLFDPPAIGRFDELNEAIAGDEWVLHAATQDLTCLREVGLDPVSIFDTELAARLLGMPRVGLGTVVEELLGIHLAKEHSAADWSTRPLPEPWLDYAALDVELLPDLRDAIAGLLVEAGKTDIARQEFADELTRELVVPRHEPWRRLSGIHSIRGLRNLAVARELWLSRDALAQQLDVAPGRLVPDASLTAAAKAMPDSKRALAAMREFTGRASRTELDRWWGAIEAGRSTDDLPVLRGTGESLPPPRAWADRNPEADARLKAARAALTTLAEELSLPLENLLTPDTLRRVAWTPPAEVTPSTVADALAKHGARRWQIEATSQAIAQAFVESTQTPRDASEAAS
- a CDS encoding DUF3000 domain-containing protein yields the protein MSTPTSTPHLPGAYATALDSIRAAKARPELVITEIPAPAQLAPFSIALAADVRPARHGDDSDLGTGRFILLYDPDEPEAWGGPFRIVCFAQAPLETDIGLDPFLADVAWSWLVDALDARHAKYTAASGTATKIISTGFGELAAQGDGAQIELRASWSPQETDIAAHVEGWGELLCMLAGLPPTGEGVSLLSARRTPRG
- a CDS encoding alpha/beta hydrolase family protein — protein: MATTSSGSGGDGTLGKAVGVGAAIAGGLALVAAATAAYAMARVARTVITPVRRRPQREFVRGVDEAHGTITLERTPDAAMPGRFGLWFGSESGYAKLGGLIETSDGSVVRELERIHFGELGPGRSRISGYYYLEPEELGLPVQSVEIETDLGQAPAWVFPADEPASGDRWVIQVHGWGATRQEGLRAVPTFHGAGYTCLLASYRNDGDAPESADRRYGLGGTEWRDIDAAIRYAADHGARSIVLMGWSMGGAVVLQTVTRSQNLDLVSGVVLESPVVDWIDTLEFQANMLRLPDAIAQGAMRLIASNWSGPITGQGAPIDLRSMDFVARAADLSLPMLILHSQDDGFVPDTASRALAAARSDIVTFVPFTVALHTKLWNYDEAKWTAAVREWLDERA